Genomic DNA from Triticum dicoccoides isolate Atlit2015 ecotype Zavitan chromosome 4B, WEW_v2.0, whole genome shotgun sequence:
gcgtgttattatgaagtaaccgcggacgccgactagggccaggcccacctctcgcctaggtggtctcaacatgccttgtcgctccgccacaaagtaatagtcgggggccgtcgggagcccaggcccacctctaccgggatggagccacctgtccttccagcccccacatcggaatcacttgcgggtactcaacgagctgacccgacttcagtcaccatctgtagtatgtatatatgtatagtatatacccgtgatcacctcccaagtgatcacggcccgatagtatagcaaggcagaccgacaagaatgtagggccacagatgataaactaggatcctatactaagtatttaggattgcaggtaaggtaccaacagatgtagcaacaatgtcaggctatgcatcagaataggattaacggaaagaagtaacatgctacactactctaatgcaagcagtatagatgaGAATAGGcgttatctggtgatcaagggggggggggcttgcctggttgctctggcaagaaggggtcgtcaactccgtagtcgaactgggcagcagcagcatcggtctcatagtctaccggagaaggaaaggggggaagaaacagtaaatacggagcaaacaaagcatcacaaaacataaggAGGCAGAACGCgatgctaggtatgccctaacgcggtaggaggtgataccgacgaagggggaaacatccgggaaagtatccccggtgttccgcatttttggacagatgaaccagagggggaaagttgcatgtttgctatgctagggatgtgtggcggacgaacgcgctgcgtattcggattcgtctcatcgttctgagcaactttcatgtacaaagtttttccatccgggttacggattaaaagatatgatttttaaaagaatttattgatttttggaatttaattaattattgaattaattcgaaattggattaatgacatcagcatgaggtcatgctgacgtcagcagtcaacaggggttgactggtcaacctgaccagtgggtcccactggtcagtgacacaatttTAATTACACATATTAACtaacctaatcaggattaattaggggtgggccccactgtcactgactacttaattaactaattaactgatTAGGTTAACTAGGTAACTATtgtgtaattagtttaattagttgtttaatttaattaatcaaaattaattaagttaattacttctttaattaattatgtttaattttaattttatttgcgttctggggcgtgggcccccaGGTCAGTGGCACAGGGGCCTTAACGGGTCGCGGGTGGCGGTTCTCGGGCGCCGAGCGGAACCGGGCGACGGGCGCTGCGGCTAGCGGGTGAAGGGGGTCGGCGCATGGCCCGGCGCCGGCGACAGTGGCCGGAGCGAGGCGGCACGGTGCGGTGTTGTGAGCGGGCGCGCATTGGGTCGCGGCTGGGCGAGCACGCGCGACAACTGGCACGGCCGGACGCGGCCAGAGGCCCGCGAGCACGGCCAGGGAACGCGGCGGGCACCACGATGGACGGGCGTGGTCGACGCGCTGTGAGCGCGAGCGCCCGCGCGGAGGGGAATGGGGCGACGACGGCAGCGAGAAGCGGCGCGGGACAGACGGGGGGCGCGGCGACCGCGGGTTGGGGTGTGCCCCGGGTGTGGTGGCCACGAGAGGATGCaggacgagggagagaggaggtcgGGGCCTCACCATTCGGTGTAGGGACAAGGCAGCGGGGCGCGGGGAGGAGATGGAGACGACGGGGACGGAGAGGAAGCAGTCCGGTGgagaggtccggcgaggcggctccggcgaggtccagGCGGTGATGGCGCAGTCGCGGACGGCGTGCGGCGGTCGAGGCGGAGGAGCTCCAGTCGACGGTGGTGGTTGGCGATGACGGGCGACGGCGTCAACATGGAGagggcggcgagcggcgacggggTCGGGAGCGCTGGGAGCGGTCGTCGGGGTGGATGGCGGCGATGGCGTAGACGAGCGACGAGGGACACCGAGGGGTGGTGCCAGGGGCAATGGGGGACGACATCAAGGGGGCTCATCCCCGATCCAGATCNNNNNNNNNNNNNNNNNNNNNNNNNNNNNNNNNNNNNNNNNNNNNNNNNNNNNNNNNNNNNNNNNNNNNNNNNNNNNNNNNNNNNNNNNNNNNNNNNNNNNNNNNNNNNNNNNNNNNNNNNNNNNNNNNNNNNNNNNNNNNNNNNNNNNNNNNNNNNNNNNNNNNNNNNNNNNNNNNNNNNNNNNNNNNNNNNNNNNNNNNNNNNNNNNNNNNNNNNNNNNNNNNNNNNNNNNNNNNNNNNNNNNNNNNNNNNNNNNNNNNNNNNNNNNNNNNNNNNNNNNNNNNNNNNNNNNNNNNNNNNNNNNNNNNNNNNNNNNNNNNNNNNNNNNNNNNNNNNNNNNNNNNNNNNNNNNNNNNNNNNNNNNNNNNNNNNNNNNNNNNNNNNNNNNNNNNNNATAGGGTTTCCCATCGGTGGGGGGAGGGGGTTATCGGGAGTGAGGGGCCGgttgggccggccggctgggccttggcctagtTGGCCCCGAGGCCATCTGGGTCGTGGCCCAGAGGGGGGGGGGTTCTCCCTTTATCTCTTTTTTTGGCATTTTGTTATTCTTacttttttccttttctgttttatttttagtttCTCTCTATTTTAGCTTTTATAATTATGATCTTAGTTCCTAAAATAGTATCACTACTTATTCTAATGCCACTATATCTTTGGCACCCAAAAGGCACAGTTTTACAACGGTTTAatatttaaaagcatttaaataatagtTTTGTCGATGTTTTATTCATCTTGTAGTATTTAAATATTTTTATAAAAGTGTGGGTTCTCTAtcgtaattacctatgcattatttggcaaaatccgaacattttagttctatggtttgaaaacttttgatgtttgcctggaactcaaatttgaatttgaatcgttttgaactaacgcgagattagcgacagtaacggaggtgacgtggcttcattagcagaggttattgtagcatgattatccgggcgtcacaagttccgtcagcacgacaacgtggtgacggtgatggtgaagttatccgcgcaaggctttgcctaagcactacatgaatatgaccgaaggcgtaaactgtggaggggggcgccgtacacggctaacaatcgttggtgtgtgttctaggcaccTTCCCttaatatatataggtgggagggagaggtagcagccaagggggcacccaagtaggaggaatcctacttggggccctagtCCTATTCGCCCCCCTTTACCATAATTACCGGAggcggaaggaaggaggagggagaagggaaggaagggggaggctgaatccctccccttcctttctctcttcccctctttccttcccctccaggTTCAGCCTTCGTTTCCCCTCTtgtcccattaggcccatatctttgccgggggtgcccggaaccccttttcggtgacccgatacgtacccgataCCCCCGGAAcagttctggtgtccgaatactatcatcctatatatcaatctttacctctccaccatttcgagactcctcgtcatgtccgtgatctcatcagggactccgaagaacattcggtcaccaaatcacataactcaaataatacaaaatcatcatcgaatgttaagcgtgcggaccctacgggttcgagaactatgtagacatgaccgagacacctctccggtcgataaccaatagcggaacctggatgctcatattggctcccacatattctacgaagatctttatcagtcgaaccgttatgacaacatacgttattccctttgtcatcggtatgttacttgcccgagattcgatcgtcggtatcttcatacctagttcaatctcgttaccgacaagtctctttactcgtttcgtaatgcatcatcctgcaactaactcattagtcactttacttgcaaggcttcttatgatgtgcattaccaagagagcccagagatacctctccgatactctcaGTGAAAAATcataatctcggtctatgccaacccaacaagcacctttggagatacctgtagatcatctttataatcacccagttatgttgtgacgtttgatagcacacaaggcattccttcggtatccgggagtttcataatctcatagtcggaggaatatgtatttgacatgaagaaggcagtagcaataaaactgaatgatcataatgctaacctAACGAATGGATCTTGtcgatcacattattctcctaattatgtgataccgtttatcaaattacaacacatgtctatggttagtaaacttaaccatctttgattaacgagctagtctagtagaggcttactagggacacggtattttgtctatgtatccacacatgtatcaaatttccggttaatacaattctagcatgaatactaaacatttatcatgaaataaggtaatataaaataataactttattattgcctctagggcatatttccttcagatggatCGACTCCCTCAAAGGATTCAAGTAAGATCAAGATGGCTAAAACTAGCCAAAAGGGCAAGATAATACTAAGGGAGAAACCTCCCCTGCCAGGCAGGCGAGTTTGGCAGAGACGAGGTTATCCCTGGAAGCGAGCCCCCGGGtcgtcccggcaggcctgccgggactAGCGAAGGCAAGCCACTTCACTGCACCACCTCATCACGACGTACGccgtcgatcagtgcggtgtcatgctccaaggtgactaagtggctACTATATGCCACATGGCGGCCACCTTCTACAAAAAATACCTACAAGCGACACCCGTCCCGCGACGTGTCGAGCGAGCAGGCGTCAAGCTGGCGAAACGGCCCAACAGGGCCTGCCGGGCAAGCTATGATGTGAcattgagcggcgcatttaatgcgctctgtcagcctgcagagttaggtatgatagcactgtttgctatctaatcagtgcataatgactgatttgtcactgtggtgaccccttgatctataaaaggaggcccatggcaaccatagaaaggattcggacccttgtacactcaCACGCGCGTAGTCGTTCTCGTCCtaaggcaaccctgccgggcaagagCGTTGCTCTTTTCCACCaccatccaccatcaatccaccaaagcaggagtagggttttatgtctcgcggcgacccgaacctgggtaaaaactaccCATGTGATCTTTGTCGTGTTGTTTCacgcttctccgctctttgtgcaatgcgccatcccccgccgaaccagaaaggggcccgtagccccataggtggccgtggttcccCCACGACATCTGCCTAGGGAGAGCGGGCTCCAGCAGGCAGAGTCGACGACGATGCAGGACTTCAGGCGCTGAGGCAACCGCCGTGTGTAGGGGCAGCAGCGTCTCCAGCACTGCCGCCACCGACCTGCAGGAACTAAATTAAGCATGATGTAAacgcaaacatacacacacacacacgatccATCCATCTACTGGACGTACCTGCGGAGGACACGGGCGGCTGGTGAGGGAGAGCGAGACGGCAGGGCCGAGCCGAGGCTGGGGCCGGCGAGAGGAGGGCCGATCTCGCGGCGGAAGCAGCGGTGCGGGCCAATGATGCCATTTCTCTTCTCCTTCGGATGTGCAGTGTGGGTGGAGATCGTTAAACCCTTGGGTACCCCCACACACATACATTTGTACtctctctgtaaacaaatataatagCGTTTAGGCCGCTACTTTAGTTGTCTAGATGTTCTTATTTCTTTACTAAGGGAGTTCCTGGCAtactcaaaaattctaaaatatgtTCCGTTAAAAAAAATCAATATGTATTCCTTTTTTCACAAGAAAAGGACTTGAGTACCGCTTGGCATGATCGGTTAGCTAtctgaaaaccaacaacaaaaaagaAGAACGAACGAACTTCGGTGGTTTCCGGACGTCGTCGCAAACCCATAGACAAGGCCGGCGCACAATATATGTTCGCAAATGAATAATTTGTTCACTCTGAATAGCAGCAGCATGGATTTACAAAATGggaagaaaacaaaacagaagcgCAAATGATCGATTGCGGCACGCATCATCACGTTTAGTTTATTCACTGAGAGCAAGCAGAGAAAAAAGTTAGCAAGACAGTGTTCTTACCTAGTACTTGTACAAACTTAATGCATGGACATCCTTAAAAAAAACACTTTTTTTCGACTCAAACAAGAGAGAAGAACTTTAGAGCTTCCAAGTTTACAATGCCCTTCGCTACCATGTCATTCTGTGATGCCTTACAATCCCACAAGTCCCTGTATACATACATTCATACattaatacatacatacatatgcatAGCGGGAAAAAAAATATTCTTATCATTTGAAGCAAGACAGTTCTGAGGAGAAAATTAATAATGAATTGagtggaggtgagccatgtggttcAATCTTCGTCACCATCAACTCTCATGCAAAATTAGTGATCCTTGACAGCTGCTATTGGCTTCAAGAGCTTGTCAAAACCCGGCGAAGGATGCGCGGGAGGTGCTAGCCCGTGAATGATGTCACGAATTGCATCACCAGCAATTGGCCGGCCTCAAGAGCATGCCAAAACCACGCAACAGACCGGTAGACCAATCTCCTTGATCAGTTTAAACAAGACTCATACTTACCGGCACAAATTTCATGACACGGGTCTCTTGTTAGCATCGTAAGAGGATGCCAGCCTCCTCGCCCAGAGATTGTCCTCAGGAGACCAGGATATGGTGGAACCCATCATCACGCACCACCTCAGGTTCAATAAGGCCGCGGCGCTACATTCTTCGCTTGCTTCGAATGTCCTAATGATCCTCAGTTCAGCATCTGGATCTTCGCTGAAGATTAGATCCTCTAAAGCTGCTCCTTTCTCCTTGAGAATGCTCGCGTCCAAGGATATCATTCTCATACTGAGGACTTGCAATGCCTCGAGGGCGGTGTTGTACAGTTCTTGATCCACGTAGGCACAAAATGTGTACCAAAGCGTTGATTCATCGGGTCGAACCTTTGCTCTGTGAATACACTCAACAATGTATTCAACAACATGAATATTACCCTGTCAAGAATGACCAAATATGAGTTTCACTTCGACATCATTTCGGGATGACGAGTTGAAAAATTATATCATAGACATACTTTTGCATTCGCTTCTGAGAGTATTGTGTTGAAAATCTCAATGTCGGGTTGAATTCCTTCAGTTATGCACAAGTCCAGCAGATCCAGTGCCCCCTCAAAATCCTCTTTTGCTAATACAACCTTCCATGGAAACACATGACATCAGACTCAAGCAAATGGGGCCCAGAAATTCAAATTAACTAAAGGAAGGAATTAGCAGTGCATTACACGGTGAGTAGTAACGGCACTGCAATTAACTAGCCTTACCTTCAGGAGAGATGTGAAAGTCAAAACCGTAGGACAGCAGCCATCTCGGAACATCAAGGACAACAAAGCGCCAGCTGAATTGAAACAAGGCAACAATTTGCAGCACTCTATCATGATGTTATAAATGGCAGTATTGGTTGGGAGACCACATGATCTCATGATCTTGAAGGTTCTTATTGCCTTAGGTGTCTGCAAACCAGAAAGAGGTTTATCGATTCAACAACTTTCATTATACACAGACAAAGCATAAAAAATTGCTTGCAAGAAAAACTGAACCCAGTTCATCATTTCATATAACAAAATAAATGGTAAAAGGACGTAGATCCTTACTTCCTTTGCTTTAACCAAAGCATGCAGCACAATGCCGTAGAGATCACTCTTCTGATAAGGATCCATGTTCCATAAAACATTCTCAGCAATATTCAAGTACCTCAGCATTTCCTCTATCATTCCCTCGGCTCCAAAGGCTCGTATCTGAAATAATATGAAGATGTAAATTAAAATACCAAGACTTTCGATGCATGCTATTATTGTAAGAAGTATCGAAGATCATACTGAGACGTGACAAGTGATCTTAGCAATCTAAACGAGTTTGTCAATTATCATGGTGATATTTCAAGCCAGTGAGGTCTTGGGGTGTGACTGACCAAATGATATGCTAGTTTGAGCATATTATTATACAAACCCATGGTGCATATTCTCATTAGATCATTAACACAAAAGCAATGTTGTGAATCCCATTCATTGCGAAGTGCTCCCTAGTCTCCTAAACTAGGCTAGCGCACCCATATTAGCAAGTGAAGTCCAACCTCACATCACATGCAAATGACCAAGACATCCTATTCAGATAGATTAAAACTTGGCTTCCTGTTTTTAAGCATTACAAATCTAACGGATTAGGCACTGTAACTCAGATTAGACACTGGGAATGCTTGTACGACAGGATAACAAATGCTGACGTGTGCTAGTTTGAACATATCGTACAAGCCATGGTACAGACTTAATGAAGCAACTCCTTTCATGTACAGCCATCGTCAACAAGCAACAAGGAACAACAAATTTCGACCAGTCTAGAGCATGATGAGAGCAATGTGACAAAGCCATAAAACATTGTTGTTTCTAAACAGAATGGTTACACACCTACATCCTTAAACCCTACTGGTGTCAGGTGCCAACTCTCTTGATAAACAATTTTTCATATGAAAAGATAAAGGAAACAAGAAAATGTGAACTCCCTGTTTCCCAATGACCATAGCAGAGGTCCTGTAGCCAGCATATTAAAAAATTCATTACCACCCACAGAAGTCAATTACTAGGAGTTCTACAAAAAAACGAGCATGTTTGTCTTGCAACAATATTACAAGTGATACACCTCTTCACGCTGAACTGTGGACGAAAAAAAGATGAAGGTCTATATATATTTTTTAGTAGTTTAGTAAACATACCAAGTTCTTCATGGACACAAAACTATGTCGAATCTCATGGTTTAGCATATCCATCTCAATTATGCTTATCCTTTTGGAAACATCAGCATGTGATAGCATATTTCCTTCTTCATAAGGAACATTGACATTGCCAAACAGAGAAAACATAATTTCATAGGTCCATATATGTGGCTTCAAATCCAAGCGCCTCATTTTTGCTAGTATGCGGAGAGCTCTTTCTGGTTCATTCTATAAAAATAATAAGAGGGGATTTAGTTCTAATTTCTATACAATCAGCAAATTCAGGTGCACTGACAACTAAAGAAAAAATTATTTTTGTTAGTTCTAATTTCTATACAATCATCAAACTCAGGTGTACTGACAACTAAAGAAAAATTACTGTCGTTGGTATGACAAAGAGCACCAACTATTTGAGAGAGAAAAAGACGAAGATTATGATAAACCAAACATCAGCATGTACTCTTAGCGTGAATGACCAAGCTGAAATTAAGATGACAGGAGGTAGGGACACAAATATGGCATGATAGACAATCTCTTTCCAAAGGCAATACATTACCATAATGTCACAACCAGAAAGCAAAGCATTAAAAGCATGTATATACTCCGGTTGTATATCTGAAATTATTCCCAAGAAGTGCTCAGCCAGATCCAACTGTAAGCTTTTGCTATGGTCAACGGAGAGCGCAACGAGTGTACTGTCGTAAGGCCTGATACCTCTTCTATCCATCACTTCAACCTGGAATGCACGAGAATATAAATATAGTAGCATTAGTAGCTTTAATGGAGAGTAACTAAGTAGTGATTAGCAGTCGCAATAGAACAGGTACAGTTCAGGTTTACATAGCAGTTTCTATGCAGAGTAAGTAAACAGTGATTAACATTATGATTACAATAGCTTCTAAAAAATTCAGACAGTAGAGCATAACTATATTCAGGGTTTCACGAAATAATTAGTGTGCACAATCATATTTAACAAGATATCCTTTCATGTAACTGGATATGTCATAAACTTTCGATAGCATACCACTTTGATGGCATGTGCAACTCCTTTCCCGGCTAACACACACTTAATAAAACCATCATATGTAAATCTTGATGGTCGCAGTCCAATCTTGTGCATCTGAGAAGAAAGAATAACATTGAGCATAAACATCAAACTTCACTGGCATGAAACATGAAATTTCCGCACTTCCCACCACCTTTTCCACTAATAGAAGCAGAAAATTAGTAAATAATTCAAATACTAGAATAGTTGCTGGTATGCAACTCCACATGTCTATGAGTTTAATCTTCAACCGAGTTCATGCTCTATTTTTGAAGAGCGGCGTTTTGATGCTTGGGTGTATCTACATTCCACACCCAGGTGATCAGAGAAGTTAAAAAAAATGAAGCAAATTCAAAAAGGTCTGAAAATTTAATACATCAAAGATGAGAAACTCATGTAGGTGCTTGCAAATTTTTATGCTGAGATGACATCCGAGGAGCTCgttacaaaaaaaatggagctcCAAAATGTCCAAAGCTGCAACAAAAATCGAGCTCCGGCTTTTTTTGTTACCGACTGCCTCGGATGTCATCTCAGCGCAAAAATTTGCAGGCACCTAGAAGAGTTTCTCATGTATTATTTATAACAGATTTTTTTTAATTTGGTTGGTATTCTTTTTGAATTTAATGTTCACACCGGGTGCATGCGAGTTCGGGATTAGCTTTGTATTTCCGCTGTTTTTGTGACTATCTTAAGAAGAAAGTAAACTGAAAGCAAAAAGATTACAGAAAGTATCAGTCCAACTGATATGACCTAGATGAAACAGGTACAACAGATGAAATCAATCATATAAGCCACTGGAAAGTTACCACAGTGATGTTCAACCAAGATTGATATGACCTAGATGAAACAGGTACAACATATGAAAATGAAATAAATCACATAAGCCACTGGAAAGTTACCACAGTGATTTTCAACCATCCAGAAGCTTGATGTATTAAGAGAAGTGCTTAGGTAAAGACTTTAGCAAACAGAAAGATGGCAAGCCATGGTATAGATTAAGCCAACAAAAGACCACATACTAGTTACCTCTAGAAATAATTGCTCAGACAACTGGCAGTTGTCAAAGTACACGCATGCATGTATGATATCATTGAAAGCCCATCGCAAAACTTTCTTCACTGCAGTGGGTGCAGAACTCAATGTCTTTGGCATCCTCCCACTGTCTGGTTCAGAATTGTCACCAAGATTGTCACCTGGAACAAGACTGGAAGTAAATAAGTTCTATAACTATCATTAAACTAAGTTTACAAGTATACTACATGGCTTATGTAGTTGGAATGCAGAACAGACCATCAGAAATAAATGACACATAACCCTTCAATTGCTCATGTTTTGATGATTGAGTTTCCAGCCGTAACAGCTCCGGCTGAGCATCAATCAAGCGTTCTCCAGTTCCCATCTTCCCTTGAGATGATGATGTCAAATCATAGTCTGACTTAAGTTTGAGATCTTCCACTTCACGCAAAGCAGGCACAGGAATATCTAATCTTGTTGATTGGCATCTCCTTTTAGAAGACACCCTCAGATGGTCAGTGCGTTCTCCAGCAAGGACTACCATAcgctgcaagatatgatatgcagacTGAAGGTCACCTAGTGTAGAGAAAGCCTTCACAAATTTCCTCTGAGTCACAATGTTTGGACTGAAATACCTAGTGCAGTCATTCCATAAATCATGAACTGCAGACAaatttttctgcaaaactgcaacCTGAAAAGATATATCAATCAAGTAAGCAAGCTGACGTATCCCAAGAAACGTGTGAAAATGTGACATATAACATTACATGAAAAGGAATGTCTCAAGAGACGCCCTAAACATGAAATACAGGAAAGGAAAAAGCATGTGACTGTTTCATAACAGAAGTAaaagaaactaaaatcaacatgcaAGAGCTGCCAACAAAAAGGTCAGAAATTAAGTGATGGACCAGAAGGGAATACAAATTACAAATGTAGGCAAGCAGATGTTAGAAAATAAGGACCAAATAGTCCACAATGTCATGGATGATTATGTCTGCCCATAGTTGCAGCCGCAACAGGTAAGTTCTGGTACAATAGTACTTCTTCTCCAGATATGAAACTGAACTTCTGAAGATTATAAATAGGCGATATTGAACAATTGTTCATACAAACCTTCAGAAGCTCACAGAATGTTATTTCAGACTTCCCAAGAAGATGATTTTCCATTATCTCTAGACAGCTCTCAGCATCATTCAGATTTGTGCTACAGGCACTCAAAAAGATATTGAAAATCGGCAAGGCAGCGTATGAACATTCTTTTTCCCCTAGAAGAGTGAGCAATTTAAGTGCCTACATCAGAAAGACATTTGTCAACAACTTGAAGACTGCAAGGAGCTAACATGATCTCCTGCAAAAACTGATATTGCTATAAGGCATTATTCAATAAGCAGGTAAACATATAACATAAGAGCAGAAGTACAAGAAGAACTGCAGAGAGCATGTTAAAAAGAAACCAAAGATTAACAAAACAACATATTTTTCATCAGAAGGGTTTCATATAAAAGATTAAACACAATAACAGATTACTTGCAGAAGGTACAACTTACTGTCTGATTCCCTCTCCTacaactatactactccctccgtcccaaaaagcttgtcttagatttgtctggatacggatgtatctagacacgtTCTAGATACGGATAAATGTAAGACAAGCTTTTTGGGACGGAGGTAATATATAGAAATAATGAAAAAGTCCACGTTGGCCCTGCTTGTCGTTTTAAACCTTCAAAACCGTCTAAAAGTGGGCCCTTAACTTCTAAGTTATACCATCCACCTGACTCGCTTACGGCATTTTGGAGCACTTTTAGATGACATGGATGCACTGTCGGATCGGTTAAGACCACCGCCTAGTGATATGAAAACAATGATTTCAGAGAGTGACTCGGTGAGCGCTAAGGTTTACTTCTAGATGGTTTTGAAGTTTCAGGGTGGAAAGCAAATGACCGCCAAAGTTCAAGGTCTAAGTGAAGTTTTTTCTCTACAAACAATGGTTGCAGAGCCTGTCATGAGCGAACATGAAAATATTTGTGGGAATGCCCATGCACAGACTTCACCTGAAAGAAATAACCGGTGCATCATTTTGCCATTTTGGGTAAGGCATAAAATAATATAACCATTCATCAAGTACCCATAAAAAAGGCCTTGCCTAGTATTGAAGTTTCATTTTGTACAAAAGGATGAATACACCGGTATTGCATTTTGACTAGCTGGGAGCACTAAGAAATGGAAAGTTGGACAGCTTACACAGAAGAAACAGTGAATTGGATAGTTCAAGTGTATATTACTACTACAGACGCTCTATTTGAAGCAGTTTTG
This window encodes:
- the LOC119291766 gene encoding pentatricopeptide repeat-containing protein At1g76280-like: MSPLRQAGRRAAPLVPPPAAPSVSRSQNQKCHPPWDEPFFAPSRYRRLPLFWAGVRARMISTSPEHHDFTWKTSMASRFMQTDIVNALRKGDRQRASIMLSNLQQTKEALTSEDFSYILEYCAEAPDPLFVMETLELMNVKAIDISKSHYRSVTRALIQGGYSKEALKLLTLLGEKECSYAALPIFNIFLSACSTNLNDAESCLEIMENHLLGKSEITFCELLKVAVLQKNLSAVHDLWNDCTRYFSPNIVTQRKFVKAFSTLGDLQSAYHILQRMVVLAGERTDHLRVSSKRRCQSTRLDIPVPALREVEDLKLKSDYDLTSSSQGKMGTGERLIDAQPELLRLETQSSKHEQLKGYVSFISDGDNLGDNSEPDSGRMPKTLSSAPTAVKKVLRWAFNDIIHACVYFDNCQLSEQLFLEMHKIGLRPSRFTYDGFIKCVLAGKGVAHAIKVVEVMDRRGIRPYDSTLVALSVDHSKSLQLDLAEHFLGIISDIQPEYIHAFNALLSGCDIMNEPERALRILAKMRRLDLKPHIWTYEIMFSLFGNVNVPYEEGNMLSHADVSKRISIIEMDMLNHEIRHSFVSMKNLIRAFGAEGMIEEMLRYLNIAENVLWNMDPYQKSDLYGIVLHALVKAKETPKAIRTFKIMRSCGLPTNTAIYNIMIECCKLLPCFNSAGALLSLMFRDGCCPTVLTFTSLLKVVLAKEDFEGALDLLDLCITEGIQPDIEIFNTILSEANAKGNIHVVEYIVECIHRAKVRPDESTLWYTFCAYVDQELYNTALEALQVLSMRMISLDASILKEKGAALEDLIFSEDPDAELRIIRTFEASEECSAAALLNLRWCVMMGSTISWSPEDNLWARRLASSYDANKRPVS